The following proteins are co-located in the Pseudoalteromonas sp. N1230-9 genome:
- a CDS encoding competence protein CoiA, translating to MSTVSKVFLPVEGKSYSSNEILSIDEAGLFKLRRFLREPEGLGSILCATCFQPLILAGTSSQKHHFKHPIGSEDCPVKSTTSLTDSELKAISYNGIKESKKHKDYKATISNLLKSEFEYENIQVEQTYREQFQTGLAKAWRRPDISFYSNTHNMDIAIELVLDQVPLDVIVARDRFFKEQGATVLWLFLQDKNNFTRKDIFYNSNENLYVFDLESKITSRDQSKLFFKCFYTQYGIDDLGFQVQVVSSEQSKLVSLNDLHFNENNLTYFDVQQSETDAKNEADQIYKLRQQENADYRKRLNEKRKSRLSGNSSYASVADKYIQPRIIQPGLMSKLKAKGIQIKCACGNDDLTKFRSKACFVYCNSCGSEVGYD from the coding sequence ATGTCTACAGTCTCTAAAGTTTTTTTACCTGTCGAGGGTAAAAGTTATTCCTCTAATGAAATTCTATCTATAGATGAAGCAGGTCTATTTAAGCTTAGACGCTTTCTAAGAGAGCCAGAAGGGCTTGGAAGTATACTATGTGCTACATGTTTTCAGCCTTTAATACTTGCCGGTACTTCATCGCAAAAACATCATTTTAAACACCCTATCGGTTCAGAAGATTGTCCTGTGAAAAGCACAACAAGCCTCACCGATAGTGAACTAAAGGCAATTAGTTACAATGGAATAAAAGAAAGTAAAAAACATAAAGACTATAAAGCGACTATATCAAATTTGCTTAAAAGCGAATTTGAGTATGAAAATATTCAAGTAGAACAAACTTATCGAGAGCAGTTTCAGACGGGACTAGCTAAAGCATGGCGAAGACCAGATATAAGTTTTTACTCTAACACGCACAACATGGATATAGCTATTGAGTTAGTGTTAGACCAAGTACCACTAGATGTTATTGTTGCGAGAGATCGATTTTTTAAAGAACAAGGTGCTACAGTCCTTTGGCTATTTCTACAAGACAAAAACAACTTCACCCGAAAAGACATATTTTATAACTCTAACGAAAACCTTTACGTATTTGACCTTGAATCAAAAATCACTAGCCGAGATCAAAGCAAGCTGTTTTTTAAGTGTTTTTATACACAATACGGAATCGATGATTTAGGCTTTCAGGTACAAGTTGTCAGTTCAGAGCAATCAAAATTAGTGAGTTTGAACGACTTACACTTTAACGAGAACAACCTTACCTATTTCGATGTTCAGCAGTCAGAAACTGATGCAAAAAACGAAGCAGATCAGATATATAAACTGCGCCAGCAAGAGAACGCAGATTACAGAAAAAGGTTAAATGAAAAAAGGAAAAGTAGATTAAGCGGTAACTCTTCTTATGCATCTGTTGCAGATAAATATATACAGCCAAGAATTATTCAACCTGGCTTGATGTCAAAGTTAAAGGCTAAAGGCATACAAATAAAATGCGCATGCGGAAATGATGATTTGACTAAATTTAGAAGTAAGGCATGTTTTGTTTACTGTAATTCATGTGGTTCAGAGGTAGGATATGATTAA
- the cas6f gene encoding type I-F CRISPR-associated endoribonuclease Cas6/Csy4 — protein MKRYYFTITYLPKNCDVSLLAGRCIGMLHGFMSSREISNIGVCFPKWNEQTIGNQIAFVSTDKKQLTNLSQQSYFEMMAHDKLFYLSKILDVPTEQNEVMFIRNQSVAKAFVGEKQRRLKRAKKRAEARGEVYNPEYKFEAKDIGHFHSIPVSSKGNGENFILHIQKIEKAESLKNQFNNYGFATNQTFQGTVPSLNTLF, from the coding sequence TTGAAGCGCTATTATTTTACCATTACTTATTTACCCAAAAATTGTGATGTAAGTCTTCTTGCTGGGCGTTGTATTGGCATGTTGCATGGGTTTATGAGTTCACGTGAAATAAGTAATATTGGTGTGTGTTTTCCTAAATGGAATGAGCAAACGATAGGCAATCAAATAGCGTTTGTATCAACAGATAAAAAGCAATTAACTAATCTATCTCAGCAAAGCTATTTTGAGATGATGGCTCATGACAAGTTGTTTTATTTATCAAAAATACTTGATGTACCAACAGAGCAAAATGAGGTTATGTTTATTCGCAACCAATCAGTAGCTAAAGCTTTTGTTGGCGAAAAGCAAAGGCGGTTAAAACGCGCTAAAAAAAGAGCTGAAGCCAGAGGTGAGGTTTATAATCCTGAATATAAATTTGAGGCAAAAGACATAGGCCACTTTCATTCAATACCCGTATCAAGCAAAGGCAACGGGGAAAATTTTATACTTCACATACAAAAAATTGAAAAAGCTGAATCCTTAAAAAATCAGTTTAACAATTATGGTTTTGCTACAAATCAAACATTTCAAGGTACAGTTCCCTCTTTGAATACCCTTTTTTAA
- the csy3 gene encoding type I-F CRISPR-associated protein Csy3, whose protein sequence is MQLPRHLSYSRSLSPSKAVFFYKTPESDFEPLQIEQNKLVGQKSGFGDAYQKQNVAKNLAPQDLAFGNPQTIDVCYVPPTVKELFCRFSLRVEANSIEPHVCDDPKVIYWLKRFFETYKKHNGLNEVATRYAKNILMGNWLWRNRQSPNVDIEVLTEHAAPIVVEGIQKLKWQGNWQNNQTALITLSEAIQEGLSNPQSYCYLDITAKIKNAFSQEVHPSQKFVDTVEQGMSSKQLAYTQVGDKKAASLNSQKVGAAIQTIDDWYEGGYKPIRTHEYGADKQILVAHRTPKTHSDFYSLLPRIALHIKHMEKHGLGQSDESDAIHFIAAVLIKGGLFQRSKA, encoded by the coding sequence ATGCAATTACCTCGGCACTTAAGTTACTCGCGTTCGCTTTCACCCAGCAAAGCAGTGTTTTTTTATAAAACACCAGAGTCTGATTTTGAACCGCTACAAATAGAACAAAATAAATTAGTTGGGCAAAAATCAGGATTTGGCGATGCCTATCAAAAGCAAAATGTGGCTAAAAATTTAGCGCCACAAGATCTTGCTTTTGGAAACCCTCAAACAATTGATGTGTGCTACGTGCCTCCAACAGTAAAAGAGCTATTTTGTCGTTTTTCACTCAGGGTTGAGGCCAATAGTATTGAGCCTCATGTTTGTGATGATCCTAAAGTTATTTATTGGTTAAAACGTTTTTTTGAAACCTATAAAAAGCACAATGGCCTTAATGAAGTTGCTACCCGTTACGCTAAAAATATACTGATGGGAAACTGGCTTTGGCGTAACCGTCAATCACCGAATGTTGATATAGAAGTGCTTACTGAACATGCAGCCCCGATTGTTGTTGAAGGTATACAAAAGCTAAAGTGGCAGGGCAATTGGCAAAATAATCAAACAGCGCTAATAACATTATCAGAAGCTATTCAAGAAGGGCTTAGTAACCCTCAAAGCTACTGTTATTTAGATATAACCGCAAAAATTAAAAATGCATTTAGCCAAGAGGTTCACCCAAGTCAAAAGTTTGTAGATACTGTTGAACAGGGCATGTCATCTAAACAACTTGCATACACTCAAGTAGGCGATAAAAAAGCAGCAAGTTTAAACTCACAAAAAGTAGGGGCTGCGATTCAAACTATTGATGATTGGTATGAGGGAGGCTACAAACCTATACGCACTCATGAGTATGGCGCAGATAAGCAAATATTAGTTGCACACAGGACACCTAAGACCCATTCAGACTTTTATTCATTACTCCCGCGTATTGCTTTGCATATTAAGCACATGGAAAAGCATGGTTTAGGGCAAAGTGATGAATCAGACGCAATCCATTTTATTGCGGCAGTGCTGATTAAAGGTGGCTTGTTCCAAAGGAGTAAAGCTTGA